A genomic segment from Alphaproteobacteria bacterium encodes:
- a CDS encoding acyl-CoA thioesterase has translation MRTMETYLPPNRLLSTRAIAMPADTNPSGDIFGGWLVCQMDLAGGNVASVRTKGRVVTVAIDALVFHKPVFVGDEVSCYAEVIRLGHTSLTLHIEAWVRRALTDEVIKVTEGTFTFVAIDEDHKPREYPRDKEA, from the coding sequence ATGCGAACCATGGAAACCTATTTGCCACCGAATCGATTGTTGTCAACGCGAGCGATTGCTATGCCAGCAGACACAAACCCAAGTGGGGATATTTTTGGGGGGTGGTTGGTTTGTCAAATGGACTTAGCCGGGGGCAATGTTGCTTCTGTGCGCACCAAGGGCCGTGTTGTCACCGTTGCTATCGATGCTCTTGTCTTTCATAAACCCGTATTTGTCGGCGATGAAGTGAGCTGCTATGCGGAAGTGATACGTCTCGGTCACACATCTCTTACCCTCCATATTGAAGCCTGGGTGCGGCGCGCCTTAACAGATGAGGTGATCAAAGTCACAGAAGGCACGTTTACGTTTGTTGCGATTGACGAAGACCATAAACCCCGTGAGTACCCAAGGGACAAAGAGGCTTGA
- a CDS encoding helix-turn-helix domain-containing protein produces the protein MVKHTTLIERGKRLQSLRKKAGLTRLAFAEQTGMSANTLKALELGDRELTAQKALLFSNLFSSLFSVSLGEDAHEASFDYLFYGKKKESDSNKEVPTPDQDTSLIQKEINLFKSNSSYLTLTISDDLMSPYYNENDFVAGWKVINKNQYQMYQGQVCIIESSDGKRLLRRIIKIDNRKITTCIINTNVNPNINIVQEYEVRAIAQATRHWHLSELVRTPHDLAQPSLNSSNKIL, from the coding sequence ATGGTAAAACACACGACATTAATCGAACGAGGCAAGCGTCTCCAAAGCTTAAGGAAAAAGGCAGGTCTCACTCGACTTGCGTTTGCAGAACAAACAGGAATGAGTGCGAACACCCTTAAAGCCTTAGAGTTGGGAGACCGAGAACTCACCGCCCAAAAGGCCCTTTTATTTTCCAATCTTTTTTCCAGCTTATTTTCTGTATCCTTGGGTGAGGATGCCCATGAAGCGAGCTTTGATTATTTGTTTTATGGGAAAAAGAAGGAATCCGACAGCAACAAGGAAGTACCAACTCCCGACCAAGACACGAGCCTTATTCAAAAAGAAATAAACCTTTTTAAATCTAACTCATCATATCTTACCCTTACCATTTCCGATGATTTGATGTCCCCCTACTACAATGAGAATGACTTTGTTGCCGGATGGAAAGTTATCAACAAAAATCAATATCAGATGTATCAGGGACAGGTTTGTATTATCGAATCTTCAGATGGGAAAAGATTATTAAGAAGAATTATCAAAATTGATAATCGTAAGATAACGACTTGTATTATAAACACAAATGTTAACCCAAATATTAATATCGTCCAAGAGTATGAGGTTCGCGCAATTGCTCAAGCCACACGGCATTGGCACTTATCTGAACTCGTTCGGACGCCCCATGACCTCGCCCAACCCTCTCTTAACTCTTCTAATAAGATCTTGTAA
- a CDS encoding glycosyltransferase family 2 protein: MKPYFSIIIPTYNRANLLHTTLVSIQHQTWSHWEVHVVDDGSIDHTKDIMEAFRSDTRFHYHLQDHGGPAGARNLGMEKAKGDIFTFVDSDDPLYPHYLEAGIQYLFKDNQKSFALSHCDFFYELYDREGRLLKRKSASSDQRLDVSLQDVYNWNVRLAIGTGLFLKPQKFKGKVQWNPDIIPGDDIEFIMQLACIDSGGFVYIPKALFEYRQRYGGDGLCSNTPYGQWAEMFQKIHDLHKDDVLMKEPQAYLRRVEKYRRLQKQFDQNEVVPPHLKYFPEHWEK; this comes from the coding sequence ATGAAACCGTATTTTTCAATTATTATTCCCACCTATAATCGTGCCAATCTATTGCACACGACCTTGGTCAGTATCCAACACCAAACCTGGTCCCATTGGGAGGTTCATGTCGTCGATGATGGGTCAATAGACCATACGAAGGATATTATGGAAGCCTTTCGATCCGATACCAGGTTCCATTATCATCTCCAGGATCACGGCGGACCTGCAGGGGCACGTAATTTAGGAATGGAGAAGGCAAAAGGGGATATTTTTACTTTTGTCGACAGCGATGACCCTTTGTATCCTCACTATTTAGAGGCTGGGATACAGTATCTCTTCAAGGATAATCAGAAATCCTTTGCTCTCAGTCACTGTGATTTTTTCTATGAGCTTTATGATCGGGAGGGCAGACTGCTAAAGCGAAAGTCCGCTTCTTCCGATCAACGGCTGGATGTGAGCTTGCAAGATGTTTACAACTGGAATGTTCGGCTGGCTATTGGAACGGGTTTGTTTTTAAAGCCTCAGAAATTTAAAGGAAAAGTCCAATGGAACCCAGATATTATCCCTGGGGATGATATTGAATTTATCATGCAATTAGCCTGTATTGATTCAGGTGGGTTTGTCTACATCCCAAAGGCCCTTTTCGAATATCGACAAAGGTATGGGGGTGATGGGTTGTGTTCTAATACGCCTTATGGACAGTGGGCAGAGATGTTTCAAAAAATTCATGATTTGCATAAGGATGATGTTCTTATGAAAGAACCCCAGGCGTATTTACGTCGCGTCGAAAAATATCGACGCCTCCAAAAACAATTTGACCAAAACGAGGTCGTGCCGCCCCACCTCAAATACTTTCCAGAGCATTGGGAGAAGTAA
- a CDS encoding MFS transporter — protein sequence MKLFSTLSREQKEVVGLLQVGTFLEYFDLMLYIHMAVLLNELFFPQTDPTTAAFLAALAFCSTYVMRPIGALIFGWLGDNIGRRSTIIITTVMMSISCVLMANLPTYSQIGIAATWIVTICRMVQGMSSLGEIVGAQIYVTESIPRPKCYPAVAFVSVASTLGAMAALGVATLVTSLYMNWRLAFWIGAVIALVGAVARTRLRETPDFLEMKRKQMKEAIEELSKDSKGISKGTRSTASWKEPYKIKTLTSYFLIYCGWPLTFYLAYMYFNPMLKANFGYSSAQIIRHNFFLSIIMVGASIFWASLSYKIHPLKILKVRGFMILALMILLPLWIMNVDSAIQLFCLQAMIILLPLDSLPGQAIFIYHFPIYRRFTFASVLYALSRVIMYIATSLGLVVLSSFFGHYGLWLITLPITFAYLYGLRYFEDLERSIGIYPNLMRKAS from the coding sequence ATGAAGTTGTTTTCTACCCTAAGCCGCGAACAAAAAGAAGTCGTAGGACTCTTACAGGTTGGCACGTTTTTAGAGTATTTTGACCTGATGCTCTATATCCATATGGCTGTCCTGCTCAATGAGCTCTTTTTCCCTCAGACGGATCCAACGACAGCCGCATTTCTGGCAGCCCTAGCGTTTTGTTCCACCTATGTCATGCGACCCATCGGGGCCCTTATTTTTGGATGGCTGGGTGATAACATCGGGCGTAGGTCAACTATCATTATCACAACTGTGATGATGTCGATTTCTTGTGTCCTTATGGCAAACCTCCCGACTTATTCTCAAATTGGTATTGCAGCCACGTGGATTGTGACAATTTGCAGAATGGTTCAAGGGATGTCTTCTCTTGGAGAGATTGTAGGCGCCCAAATTTATGTAACAGAGAGCATTCCGCGTCCCAAATGTTACCCTGCCGTTGCTTTTGTGAGCGTTGCCTCTACTCTGGGAGCTATGGCTGCCCTTGGTGTTGCGACTCTTGTGACATCCCTCTATATGAATTGGCGTCTTGCTTTTTGGATTGGTGCTGTCATTGCCCTTGTTGGGGCCGTGGCACGCACGCGTCTTCGGGAGACCCCAGACTTCTTAGAGATGAAAAGGAAACAGATGAAGGAGGCTATTGAAGAGCTCAGCAAAGATAGTAAAGGCATAAGCAAAGGGACAAGGAGCACCGCGTCTTGGAAAGAACCCTATAAAATCAAGACATTAACATCCTATTTTTTAATCTATTGTGGATGGCCGTTAACTTTCTATTTGGCCTATATGTATTTTAACCCCATGCTAAAAGCGAACTTTGGATATTCTTCTGCACAAATTATTCGGCACAATTTCTTTTTATCGATCATCATGGTTGGGGCTTCTATTTTCTGGGCCTCCTTAAGTTATAAGATCCACCCTCTCAAAATTTTAAAAGTAAGAGGTTTCATGATTCTTGCTTTGATGATTCTTCTCCCCCTTTGGATTATGAATGTAGACAGTGCGATACAATTATTCTGTCTGCAGGCTATGATCATCTTGTTGCCCTTGGATAGTTTGCCCGGACAAGCCATTTTTATTTATCATTTCCCGATCTATCGACGGTTTACCTTTGCAAGCGTTTTGTATGCTTTATCCCGTGTCATTATGTATATTGCCACTTCTTTGGGATTGGTTGTATTGAGTAGCTTTTTTGGTCATTACGGGCTCTGGCTCATCACCTTACCAATAACGTTCGCTTACCTTTATGGCTTACGATATTTTGAGGATCTTGAACGGAGCATTGGTATTTATCCGAATTTAATGCGAAAAGCTTCATAA
- a CDS encoding DoxX family protein, producing the protein MRRLVAFLTRLFNRLDVYLFPLLLLAMRIWIAHIFWKSGYHKIRHWGATISLFKYEYKVPLINPEIAAYLTTTFELVCPVLLVFGLMTRIATLPLIVMTAVMQFTYISLEAHLFWTFILGTLLLKGAGPLSLDDLIFRRARSRVKVMGV; encoded by the coding sequence ATGCGTCGCCTTGTGGCATTCCTAACACGTTTATTTAATCGGCTGGATGTTTATCTTTTTCCCTTACTCCTCCTTGCGATGCGCATTTGGATAGCTCATATATTTTGGAAGTCTGGATACCATAAGATTAGACATTGGGGGGCAACTATCAGCTTGTTTAAATATGAATATAAAGTTCCCTTGATTAACCCAGAAATTGCTGCTTATTTAACGACAACCTTTGAATTGGTTTGTCCTGTTTTGCTTGTTTTTGGCTTGATGACCCGCATTGCGACGCTTCCGTTAATTGTTATGACGGCTGTGATGCAGTTTACTTACATTTCTCTAGAGGCGCATTTGTTTTGGACTTTTATATTAGGAACACTTCTCCTCAAAGGGGCAGGCCCCCTTTCTCTCGATGACCTTATTTTTAGACGCGCGAGGTCTAGGGTAAAGGTAATGGGGGTTTGA
- a CDS encoding DUF2282 domain-containing protein produces the protein MITIAVAQADGDSSESDREKCYGVAKAGDNDCAGFDSHGEKQGCPGWTTQDNDPYAWSYVPKGTCKGSLHPPPRVKSKDKD, from the coding sequence GTGATTACTATTGCTGTAGCACAAGCGGACGGTGATTCTTCGGAAAGTGACCGAGAAAAATGTTATGGGGTTGCCAAAGCCGGAGATAATGATTGTGCGGGCTTTGATAGTCATGGGGAGAAGCAAGGCTGCCCAGGATGGACAACTCAGGATAATGACCCCTACGCCTGGTCGTATGTTCCGAAAGGAACCTGTAAAGGCTCACTTCATCCACCCCCGCGGGTCAAGTCGAAGGATAAAGATTAG
- a CDS encoding glutathione S-transferase codes for MTTLPILYSFRRCPYAMRARLALYTARVSHEHREIDLKNKPREMLEISPKGTVPVLQLEDGTVLNESLDIMQWAFKVTDLPPDWAVLIMENDTTFKEALDRYKYPGRYEEEEGSNYRDQCAVFLKKLEAPASPFLSGEELSLLDMGVLPFVRQFEKVNPAWFAEQPYPRLKSGLERLTSSALFEGVMERHPLWSNGTQPLLVVF; via the coding sequence GTGACCACGCTTCCCATTCTCTACTCCTTTCGCCGGTGTCCCTATGCCATGCGCGCGCGTCTCGCCCTTTATACAGCGAGGGTGAGTCATGAGCATCGGGAAATTGACCTGAAAAATAAGCCGCGGGAAATGCTGGAAATCTCCCCCAAAGGGACGGTTCCGGTGTTGCAACTGGAGGATGGAACGGTCTTAAACGAAAGTCTCGACATCATGCAATGGGCCTTCAAAGTCACCGATCTGCCGCCTGATTGGGCGGTTCTTATCATGGAAAATGACACGACATTTAAGGAGGCGTTGGATCGGTATAAATATCCCGGACGTTATGAGGAAGAAGAAGGCTCGAATTATCGAGACCAATGCGCGGTTTTTTTGAAGAAGTTGGAAGCGCCCGCGTCGCCTTTTTTATCCGGAGAAGAATTATCCCTCCTCGACATGGGGGTACTGCCTTTCGTGCGGCAATTTGAAAAGGTGAATCCGGCATGGTTTGCGGAGCAACCCTATCCGCGGTTAAAATCAGGGTTGGAGCGCTTAACTTCAAGCGCTCTGTTTGAAGGGGTAATGGAGAGACATCCCCTATGGTCGAACGGTACCCAACCACTCTTGGTTGTGTTCTAA
- a CDS encoding BamA/TamA family outer membrane protein → MWYQKASAWVFSPGFWLLICLPLMGGCSWFFESDKMEIEEKVALDLPSIPYKTTIKSKVPENVNSELETHLKEVSLLIKLESRPPTSLHALYHRIRNDGERLKQALFERGYFDGEVDFVVQEKADPVIVTVTYATGKRYQISGLTVTAKEDRADPLQLIPSKVSKTLQLHEGDEVDLVRIKEANQRLAKYLRDHGYPFAEMDGPEGQIDRQKKSLHIVFRANPGHTSRYGKTEITGLKNLDPQFVRNRLVWKEGAQFDERELEKTRRKLMGTGLFSGIEIKPDESAQDSEVVPLTVNLAEGPPRTIGAGVRYATTEGFGGQVFWSHRNIFGSGENLGLMIKASPRLSKAKIDFDIPDFFAAEQFLRNEIGATREVNRAYESRSLDIGTRLEHPFSDTIKGMVGVTGETGKVKRAGVRYLNQLIGFPLELQMDGSNDLIDPTKGGRFSAYVTPYIGKSGMDSRLMISSAKGSYYLRIIKPDTVILAGWVHGGTVAVSSLDNLAPNKRFYAGGAGSVRAYGYKLLGPLDTSRIPIGGRSVLEYGLEGRFKVTDTIGFVVFAEAGSVSSNATPDVSSQGRLWGVGAGIRYYTGIGPIRFDIATPMKRRRDGSTKPIDSAYQFYLSVGQAF, encoded by the coding sequence TTGTGGTACCAGAAAGCTTCTGCATGGGTATTTTCTCCCGGATTTTGGCTCTTAATATGTCTTCCCTTGATGGGGGGGTGCTCTTGGTTTTTTGAATCTGATAAGATGGAAATTGAAGAAAAAGTCGCTCTTGATTTGCCCAGTATTCCCTACAAAACAACGATAAAATCAAAGGTTCCAGAAAACGTGAACTCAGAGTTGGAAACTCATTTAAAAGAAGTTTCTCTTCTCATCAAATTAGAGTCTCGCCCCCCCACAAGTCTTCATGCCCTTTACCATCGGATTCGAAATGATGGGGAGCGCCTCAAACAAGCTTTGTTCGAAAGGGGGTATTTTGATGGGGAAGTTGACTTTGTTGTCCAGGAAAAAGCTGATCCTGTAATTGTAACTGTGACTTATGCAACGGGGAAGCGTTACCAAATTTCGGGCCTTACGGTGACCGCTAAGGAAGACAGGGCCGATCCCCTGCAACTCATTCCGAGCAAGGTATCTAAAACCCTTCAACTTCATGAAGGGGACGAAGTAGATTTGGTACGCATTAAAGAGGCAAATCAACGGCTTGCTAAGTACTTGCGAGATCATGGTTATCCATTTGCAGAGATGGATGGGCCTGAAGGACAAATAGACCGACAGAAGAAAAGTCTACATATTGTTTTTCGCGCGAATCCTGGACATACCAGCCGCTATGGAAAAACAGAGATCACAGGATTAAAGAATCTTGACCCGCAATTCGTTCGTAACCGCCTCGTTTGGAAAGAGGGGGCGCAGTTTGATGAACGCGAGCTGGAAAAGACACGTCGTAAATTGATGGGAACAGGTTTGTTTTCTGGGATTGAAATTAAGCCAGATGAAAGTGCGCAAGACTCAGAAGTTGTACCATTGACCGTGAATTTAGCAGAAGGCCCCCCGCGGACAATAGGGGCCGGCGTCCGATATGCAACAACGGAAGGCTTTGGAGGACAAGTTTTTTGGTCTCATCGCAACATCTTTGGCTCTGGAGAAAATCTAGGATTGATGATCAAAGCTTCCCCGCGATTGAGTAAGGCCAAGATTGATTTCGATATCCCGGATTTTTTTGCCGCTGAGCAATTTTTGCGTAATGAAATCGGGGCAACCCGAGAGGTAAATCGGGCGTATGAAAGCCGATCTCTTGATATTGGAACGCGTCTAGAGCATCCCTTTTCTGATACCATTAAAGGCATGGTTGGCGTCACAGGAGAGACCGGAAAAGTCAAGCGTGCGGGGGTCCGTTACCTTAATCAGTTGATCGGTTTTCCTCTTGAGCTCCAAATGGATGGGAGCAATGATTTGATTGATCCAACTAAGGGGGGGCGTTTTAGCGCCTACGTAACGCCTTACATTGGGAAGTCTGGGATGGACTCACGCCTCATGATTTCAAGTGCAAAGGGCAGTTATTATTTAAGAATCATCAAACCAGACACAGTCATACTCGCTGGGTGGGTCCATGGGGGAACGGTTGCTGTGAGTTCTTTGGACAATTTAGCACCGAATAAGCGATTTTATGCAGGTGGCGCAGGTTCAGTGCGGGCCTATGGGTATAAGCTGTTAGGACCGCTGGATACGAGTCGCATTCCCATTGGTGGACGGTCGGTCTTGGAATATGGCCTCGAGGGGAGATTTAAGGTCACAGACACCATTGGTTTCGTGGTTTTTGCAGAAGCCGGGAGCGTTTCTTCCAATGCAACTCCCGATGTATCAAGTCAAGGGCGTCTTTGGGGTGTGGGAGCCGGTATTCGGTACTATACAGGCATTGGCCCTATTCGATTTGACATCGCAACGCCGATGAAGCGTCGTCGGGATGGGTCAACCAAGCCCATAGATTCTGCATATCAATTCTATTTAAGTGTAGGGCAAGCATTTTAA
- a CDS encoding MFS transporter, whose translation MGLFSSLSYEQKEALGLLQIGTFLEYFDLMLYIHMAVLLNELFFPATDSHTAALLTALAFCSTYVMRPIGALIFGWLGDNIGRRSTIIITTVMMSVSCVLMANLPTYSQIGITATWLVTICRVAQGMSSMGEFVGAQIYVTESISRPFSYPAVAFVSLASMLGGIVALGVAALVTNFYMNWRLAFWIGAVIALVGAVARTRLRETPEFLEMKRQKMKEIVAELSSDEDYTDPGSTAAMPWKEPIKVKTLVYYFLVYCGWPLSFYLAYMYFNPMLKQDFGYTSSQIIMHNFYLSIVPLVSGIFWALLSYRFHPIRIMKVKWVFIFSLMLAMPFLILTLNSPVHLFLLQASILILHLGSMPGEAVFYIHLPIYRRFTFGSFLYALSRALMYIITAFGLVFLGDYFGPFGLWFITLPITVAFLYGLLYFEGLERKLGIYPNLTRKKAHEVSFNLSKAA comes from the coding sequence ATGGGATTGTTTTCATCTTTAAGTTATGAGCAAAAAGAAGCCTTGGGGCTTTTGCAGATCGGGACTTTTTTAGAGTACTTCGATCTGATGCTCTATATCCACATGGCTGTCCTTCTCAATGAACTTTTTTTCCCGGCAACAGATTCTCACACGGCGGCTCTTCTAACAGCCTTAGCGTTTTGTTCGACCTATGTCATGCGACCCATCGGCGCGCTGATTTTTGGGTGGCTGGGGGATAATATCGGGCGCCGATCAACTATCATCATCACAACGGTGATGATGTCGGTGTCGTGTGTTTTGATGGCGAATCTGCCGACTTATTCTCAGATTGGCATCACCGCAACGTGGCTTGTGACGATATGTAGAGTCGCTCAAGGGATGTCTTCCATGGGTGAATTTGTGGGGGCTCAAATTTATGTCACAGAAAGTATTTCTCGACCCTTCTCCTATCCCGCGGTGGCCTTTGTAAGTCTCGCTTCTATGCTGGGAGGGATTGTTGCCCTTGGCGTGGCGGCTTTGGTGACGAATTTTTATATGAATTGGCGCCTCGCCTTTTGGATTGGGGCTGTCATTGCTCTTGTCGGGGCCGTGGCGCGGACACGTCTTCGGGAAACGCCAGAATTTCTAGAAATGAAACGTCAAAAAATGAAGGAAATAGTCGCTGAGCTCAGCAGTGATGAGGATTATACTGATCCCGGATCGACTGCGGCGATGCCTTGGAAAGAGCCGATCAAAGTAAAAACATTGGTCTATTACTTTTTGGTTTATTGTGGTTGGCCATTGTCCTTTTATTTGGCGTATATGTATTTTAACCCGATGCTGAAACAGGATTTCGGTTATACGTCATCCCAAATTATTATGCACAATTTCTATTTGTCGATAGTTCCTCTTGTTTCGGGCATCTTCTGGGCTTTGTTGAGCTATCGCTTTCACCCCATTCGGATTATGAAAGTAAAGTGGGTATTCATATTTTCCCTGATGCTCGCGATGCCGTTTCTGATTCTGACCCTCAATAGCCCGGTTCATTTGTTCCTTCTTCAAGCCAGCATTCTGATTCTTCATCTTGGGAGCATGCCGGGAGAAGCCGTGTTCTATATACATTTGCCCATCTACCGGCGCTTTACCTTTGGTAGTTTTCTTTACGCCTTATCCCGGGCGCTCATGTATATTATAACGGCTTTTGGCTTGGTTTTTCTGGGGGACTATTTTGGGCCATTCGGACTATGGTTTATCACGTTACCGATCACGGTCGCCTTCCTCTATGGCCTTCTTTATTTTGAGGGATTGGAAAGAAAATTGGGAATTTACCCGAACCTGACGCGAAAGAAAGCTCACGAAGTTTCATTCAACCTATCGAAGGCGGCTTGA
- a CDS encoding DUF692 domain-containing protein: MTFVGLPPRQASAGIGLRHAHYDQFTKEKQPVAWLEVHAENFLNFDTPAFKMLERIRQDYPLSLHAVNLSLGSSDGIDEDHVKRVKGLIDRLNPFIVSDHLSWGRIDGYYLNDLLPIPYTKESLDVFDSNISRIQDLLERSLLIENPSSYLQFKASEIEEADFLTTLVNRTGSSILLDVNNIYVSCCNHGWDAEAYLNAIPAALVKEIHLAGHTLQGSIRIDDHGSKVCHEVWELYQKALTAYGPVPTLIEWDTKVPELGILLAEASKAQNLLDSLRVPSNSPRKQSHVSFG, translated from the coding sequence ATGACTTTTGTGGGATTGCCCCCTCGACAAGCCTCTGCTGGCATTGGTCTGCGTCATGCTCATTACGACCAATTCACAAAAGAAAAGCAGCCTGTTGCTTGGCTCGAAGTCCATGCTGAGAATTTCCTGAACTTTGATACGCCTGCATTCAAAATGCTGGAGCGCATTCGCCAGGATTATCCCTTGAGCTTACACGCGGTCAATTTATCGTTGGGGTCTAGTGATGGCATTGATGAGGACCATGTCAAGCGTGTGAAAGGGCTTATTGACCGCTTGAACCCTTTTATTGTTTCAGATCACTTGTCCTGGGGACGCATCGACGGGTATTACTTGAACGACCTCCTCCCTATACCCTATACAAAAGAATCTCTGGATGTGTTTGATTCAAACATTTCACGTATTCAAGATCTATTGGAGCGCTCCTTGTTGATTGAAAACCCTTCCTCATACTTGCAATTTAAGGCTAGCGAGATTGAAGAAGCCGATTTTCTCACCACCCTCGTGAATCGGACGGGGTCTAGTATTCTCTTAGATGTTAACAATATCTACGTATCCTGTTGCAATCATGGATGGGATGCAGAAGCTTATCTGAATGCAATCCCAGCGGCCCTTGTCAAAGAAATTCATCTTGCAGGTCACACGCTCCAAGGATCTATCCGGATTGACGATCACGGCTCTAAGGTGTGCCATGAGGTGTGGGAGCTGTATCAAAAAGCACTGACAGCCTATGGTCCAGTCCCAACCCTGATCGAGTGGGATACGAAAGTGCCAGAATTGGGTATCTTGTTAGCTGAAGCCTCTAAGGCTCAAAACCTCCTCGATAGCCTTCGCGTCCCTTCAAACTCACCAAGGAAGCAATCTCATGTCAGCTTTGGCTAA
- a CDS encoding DNA-binding domain-containing protein, with protein MSALAKIQKDFCKSIRGHGDQEFLSHMTQTSLPKEELLDIHHNNIFSVHIRSLRNDFPMVFSMMGELMARPMAQGYVEANFPCTASLEEWGAGFSSFIQRYELAASWPYLAEIASYEWAKHKAYCSPEEPLLTAEDMKKFIEPGKEEVVFSFQKSCQLMAFSHPLEDIISSHQEGKAPPETQTSSYALLVKHEGFIKVFWLTPSLFVFVNRLKEGQDVDVAFAAAQVLDAEFNASQAFNFLLTNPLLHR; from the coding sequence ATGTCAGCTTTGGCTAAAATACAAAAGGATTTTTGCAAGTCCATACGGGGACATGGGGACCAGGAATTTTTGTCTCACATGACACAGACGAGCCTGCCAAAAGAAGAATTGTTGGACATCCACCATAACAATATTTTCTCCGTTCATATTCGTTCTCTACGTAATGATTTTCCGATGGTTTTTTCAATGATGGGGGAGCTTATGGCACGTCCCATGGCCCAGGGGTATGTGGAAGCCAATTTCCCTTGTACGGCGAGTCTCGAAGAGTGGGGTGCTGGATTTTCGAGCTTTATTCAACGCTATGAATTGGCCGCTTCTTGGCCGTATTTGGCTGAGATTGCATCCTATGAATGGGCAAAACATAAGGCTTATTGTTCGCCGGAAGAACCCTTGTTAACAGCTGAAGACATGAAGAAATTCATTGAACCGGGGAAAGAGGAGGTTGTTTTCTCTTTTCAAAAATCTTGTCAATTGATGGCATTTTCTCATCCCTTAGAAGACATCATTTCTTCACATCAAGAAGGAAAAGCCCCTCCTGAAACGCAAACCTCTTCCTACGCTCTTCTCGTAAAGCACGAAGGTTTCATAAAAGTGTTTTGGTTAACGCCGTCTTTGTTTGTATTTGTGAATCGACTAAAAGAGGGCCAAGATGTTGATGTTGCCTTTGCAGCAGCACAGGTGCTTGACGCAGAGTTTAATGCCAGTCAAGCATTTAACTTCCTTCTAACCAATCCGCTATTACATCGATAA